Proteins encoded within one genomic window of candidate division WOR-3 bacterium:
- the acpS gene encoding holo-ACP synthase, whose product MISVGVDIVSVRRISFLIERYGNRFLERVYSKSERNYCNGKKDPPICFAGKFAAKEAVIKALSLKNVSLKDIEILNSDGAPFVVVNGEVINGVSISVSHERDFAVAVCAFIKEV is encoded by the coding sequence ATGATTTCCGTGGGAGTTGATATTGTGAGTGTGAGAAGAATTTCTTTTTTGATTGAAAGGTATGGGAATCGATTCCTTGAGAGGGTTTATTCGAAAAGTGAAAGGAATTATTGCAACGGCAAAAAAGACCCTCCTATTTGTTTTGCAGGGAAATTTGCGGCCAAGGAGGCCGTGATAAAAGCTTTGTCCCTTAAAAATGTAAGTTTGAAAGATATTGAAATTTTGAATTCAGACGGTGCTCCGTTTGTTGTAGTAAACGGAGAAGTTATTAATGGCGTTTCAATAAGTGTATCCCATGAAAGGGACTTTGCGGTAGCGGTGTGTGCCTTTATTAAGGAGGTTTGA
- a CDS encoding TlpA disulfide reductase family protein, with amino-acid sequence MLKVLVLLTFTLLNAKEVRTLNYGVVSMDTVWGKRPVYISFWAIWCTNCIKELDEINRIKDSLGIFVIAVNEDGLRKESRVASFVKAKKWDFPIVMDADQSLMKSYGVSALPTSFLFSPKRELLKRFTGFAPKDKELLKSMVERE; translated from the coding sequence ATGTTGAAAGTGCTGGTTTTATTGACTTTTACTCTCCTTAACGCGAAAGAGGTGAGGACCCTCAATTACGGCGTTGTGAGTATGGATACGGTCTGGGGCAAAAGGCCCGTATACATCAGCTTCTGGGCAATCTGGTGTACTAATTGCATAAAGGAGCTTGATGAAATTAACAGGATTAAAGACTCCTTGGGTATCTTTGTTATTGCAGTAAATGAGGATGGCTTAAGGAAAGAGAGTCGGGTAGCGTCCTTTGTAAAGGCCAAAAAATGGGATTTTCCCATTGTTATGGACGCGGATCAGTCGCTGATGAAGTCTTATGGTGTAAGTGCCCTTCCTACTTCTTTTTTGTTTTCACCTAAAAGGGAACTCCTAAAGAGATTCACGGGATTTGCACCGAAGGATAAAGAGCTTTTAAAATCAATGGTAGAAAGGGAATAA
- a CDS encoding T9SS type A sorting domain-containing protein, protein MGNFVFAIMVSIFALRPLGSTFVYLDLNQSSNLRIELVNDNLPRSFVFHFVRLSVPSDFQFMQCVRGMCYPLDSVQVSVPAGVTDTIQLDFYAGSEAGPLNAIYKVYDANRPQDRDSIFITGQVPVKDFPRKVYYKSGKLYGAAIKKVEVYDVKGALLFTRDFGSVGFVTLKLEKGVYFLKVYTVYGIENLKIVEVE, encoded by the coding sequence ATGGGTAACTTTGTTTTTGCAATTATGGTTTCCATTTTTGCCCTTAGACCACTCGGTTCAACCTTTGTCTATCTCGACTTGAATCAATCGTCAAATTTAAGAATAGAACTGGTAAATGACAATTTGCCACGGAGTTTTGTGTTCCACTTTGTAAGATTATCCGTACCGTCAGATTTCCAGTTTATGCAATGCGTACGGGGGATGTGCTATCCTCTTGATAGCGTGCAAGTTTCCGTTCCTGCAGGGGTTACCGATACCATACAACTTGACTTTTATGCTGGTTCCGAAGCAGGTCCATTGAATGCCATATACAAGGTTTACGACGCCAATAGGCCGCAGGATAGGGATTCTATTTTTATAACAGGGCAGGTGCCCGTGAAGGATTTTCCCAGAAAGGTTTACTATAAATCAGGAAAACTTTATGGCGCAGCAATCAAGAAAGTCGAGGTCTACGATGTAAAAGGGGCGCTCCTTTTTACAAGGGATTTTGGTTCGGTAGGATTTGTAACCCTTAAACTCGAAAAAGGTGTTTATTTTTTGAAGGTCTATACGGTTTATGGAATTGAGAACTTGAAAATAGTGGAGGTCGAGTGA
- the arcC gene encoding carbamate kinase — MEKIIIALGGNALRRKGEPFTIEHQYMNASKVIKPVVALAEEGYKICITHGNGPQVGVEFFRNIYSRHKFPPYPLDALNAETQGWIGYVISRAVRKQLREDKIDKEVVALVTQVVVDKDDPAFKKPTKPIGDFFTKEEAEELMKNFGWIMKEDAGRGYRVVVPSPKPLRTVEAPIISKLVDEGVIVIASGGGGIPVVEEDGVLKGVEAVIDKDRASALLGREIKADLFMILTEVDYVYVNFGKPDARPLKEVSVSELKKYYEEGQFPEGSMGPKIEAAFDFLENGGSKVIITSIERAHDALYNGFGTHIYK; from the coding sequence ATGGAGAAGATCATCATAGCTCTTGGCGGAAACGCACTCAGAAGAAAAGGGGAACCTTTTACTATAGAACATCAATATATGAATGCATCAAAGGTAATCAAGCCCGTTGTTGCTCTTGCTGAAGAGGGCTACAAGATCTGTATAACCCATGGAAATGGTCCACAGGTTGGGGTGGAGTTTTTCAGAAATATTTATTCGAGGCATAAGTTTCCCCCTTATCCTCTTGATGCTCTAAACGCTGAAACTCAGGGCTGGATTGGATATGTAATTTCAAGGGCTGTTAGAAAGCAGTTAAGGGAAGACAAAATCGATAAGGAAGTTGTCGCCCTTGTTACGCAGGTAGTCGTTGATAAGGATGATCCTGCTTTTAAAAAACCAACAAAACCGATCGGTGATTTCTTTACAAAAGAAGAGGCTGAAGAATTGATGAAAAATTTTGGCTGGATTATGAAGGAGGATGCAGGGAGGGGTTATAGAGTGGTTGTGCCGTCTCCCAAACCCCTAAGGACAGTAGAAGCTCCTATCATCTCTAAGCTTGTGGATGAGGGAGTTATCGTTATTGCCTCAGGTGGAGGCGGCATCCCTGTCGTTGAAGAAGATGGGGTGTTGAAGGGGGTTGAGGCGGTAATAGACAAAGACCGGGCCTCTGCCCTACTTGGTAGAGAAATAAAGGCTGATCTTTTTATGATTTTAACAGAAGTGGATTACGTTTATGTAAACTTTGGAAAACCAGATGCAAGACCATTGAAAGAGGTGAGTGTGAGTGAATTGAAAAAATATTACGAAGAGGGACAGTTCCCTGAAGGTTCAATGGGGCCTAAGATCGAGGCAGCCTTTGATTTTCTTGAGAACGGGGGCAGTAAGGTAATCATAACCTCCATAGAAAGGGCCCACGACGCCCTTTACAATGGATTTGGAACGCATATTTATAAGTAA
- a CDS encoding DUF6029 family protein, whose translation MRFLLTLLIQFNFNLNGDYLLDRNSLEEYALAFGQLQHSFLDFKISADFLVQQPSQWDKRLLMLSPQFSFKNAFIELALLDFQAQFQKGLVFSQLSDFQFRKLRYVRGIELTGKLNGLSLTLLSGQLASYDYENFLFLLNNDTSDVVRALNLNYGKGITGFEATYVRLNRKNMPESYSFQEIYGLRNKLSMDWGRFEINLARKWGVDPITYSRIKGLGVNVDLAGSFDGLDLGLSGIYYDSINFWNYNLPPVITEKELLPNAGNADKGLSFLGAYGFGDYYFELQLASIVNLKDDNLLNPSLGKAYQEGYFKFEGDFGKFHFDLKGAREKYLRVEPEYQKLLSYYFETHSKVDAKLPTEFSVKVTRNYEDSLKYWMTEFTGGVDLLKDLTASFQIEYASMKIPRFDNDNFWANFELLYRFENGSVSLAYGKKRGGLVCSGGMCRILPSFDGLKLGLNIGY comes from the coding sequence ATGAGGTTCCTCTTAACCCTTTTGATTCAGTTTAACTTTAATCTCAATGGCGATTACCTGCTGGATAGGAACTCTCTTGAAGAGTATGCTTTAGCCTTTGGTCAGTTGCAGCATTCTTTTCTTGATTTTAAAATTTCGGCCGATTTTTTAGTGCAGCAGCCTTCTCAATGGGATAAGAGGCTTTTAATGTTGAGTCCTCAATTCTCCTTCAAAAATGCTTTTATAGAACTTGCACTTCTCGATTTTCAAGCACAATTTCAGAAAGGCCTTGTTTTTTCTCAGTTGAGTGATTTTCAGTTCAGGAAGTTGAGATACGTCAGGGGAATTGAACTTACCGGGAAACTCAATGGTTTGAGCCTTACACTTTTAAGTGGTCAATTAGCCTCCTACGATTACGAGAATTTTCTTTTCCTTTTAAACAATGACACATCCGATGTTGTGAGGGCTTTAAACCTAAATTATGGGAAGGGGATTACGGGTTTTGAAGCCACTTATGTGAGGCTTAATAGAAAGAATATGCCGGAAAGTTACTCTTTTCAAGAGATCTACGGTCTCCGCAATAAGCTTTCAATGGATTGGGGAAGGTTTGAAATTAACTTGGCAAGGAAATGGGGTGTTGATCCTATTACCTATTCCAGGATTAAAGGGCTTGGGGTAAACGTTGACCTTGCAGGTAGTTTTGATGGTTTGGACCTTGGCCTGTCTGGTATTTACTATGATTCGATAAATTTCTGGAATTACAACCTGCCACCTGTCATTACAGAAAAAGAGCTTTTACCTAATGCAGGGAATGCTGATAAGGGACTCAGTTTTCTGGGTGCATACGGTTTTGGAGACTACTATTTTGAACTCCAGCTTGCCAGTATCGTAAATTTAAAGGATGACAATTTATTAAATCCTTCCCTTGGTAAGGCTTATCAAGAGGGATATTTCAAGTTCGAAGGTGACTTCGGGAAATTTCACTTTGATTTGAAAGGCGCCCGGGAAAAGTATTTGAGGGTGGAGCCAGAATACCAAAAATTGCTCTCCTATTATTTTGAGACCCATTCAAAGGTGGACGCGAAATTGCCAACGGAGTTCTCTGTGAAAGTTACTCGAAATTATGAGGACAGTTTAAAATACTGGATGACCGAATTTACAGGAGGGGTAGATTTACTTAAAGACCTCACTGCCTCTTTCCAGATTGAATACGCTTCTATGAAGATCCCACGCTTCGACAACGACAATTTCTGGGCAAATTTTGAGCTTTTATACCGGTTTGAAAATGGCAGCGTGTCCTTGGCATACGGTAAAAAACGCGGAGGACTTGTCTGCTCTGGAGGAATGTGCAGAATCCTGCCTTCCTTCGATGGATTAAAATTGGGTTTAAATAT